The region AGCTTCAGCGCCTGAACCGTCACTTCCAGATGCGGCGAGCGCACTTTTGTGAATGAGATCAAAGCCATCAACAAGTGTCTGAATGATTCAGGGTACAGCCCAAGCTGAATGAACAATTGACCCACTTGGCCGTGAGAGATGGCCATGCCGGTCACATCGCGTAGTGACTCGTAGATCGCGCGCGACTGCCGGTAGCACTCAAGAGCGCGAACAAACTCGCGGCGCTCTTGATAGACCCGGCCGAGCTGATGTAATGCCGATGCCATTCCCGCTTGGTCATTGATCTTGGTGAATAGGTCTAACGCGCGTTGGTAGTATTGTTCGGCCATGTCGAGTTCGCGGCGCTCTTGATCAATGCGGCCGATACTGTGCAGTGTGGCTGCAACATTAGCGGTATCGTTCAAGTGTTCGAATCGGTTGAGCGCGAGTTGAAACTGATGCCGCGCGGCTGCGTGTTCGCCACGTTCTTGGTGGATGCGCCCGATAGCGTATTGTACACGCGCGGCGCTGGGTTGATCGCCGACTTCATCAAATAGCCTGAGCGAGTGTTGGTATTGTTGAAGGGCCGCCAGTGGTTCACCGCTGTCGTGGTGGATGCGCCCGATGTTGTGCAATGTGCGGGCTTGGCTGGCGCGGTCGTCCAGATGGGCAAAGAGAGTCAGCGCCCGTTGATATGGTTGCAGCGCGGCGGTGTACTCGCCACGATCTTGATAAATGCGACCGATCTGGTGCAGTGCGAGCGCCATGCTCATGGTGTCATCCATTTCTTCGGAAATCTTAAGAGCTAATTGATACTGTTGCAGCGCCAGTTCCTGTTGGCCGAGTGCTTGCTGGACATGGCCGATGTTGTAGAGCGACCGGGCTAAGCCTGTTTTATCGTCTCTGAGGGTGGCTAAGTGCAAAGCGGCCTGGTACTGCTGGAGGGCTGCTTGCAGATCACCACGATGGTGAAGGAGCACGGCCAGATTGTGCCTGAGCAGGGCTTCGGTGGCGATGTTGACTTTATCTAGCAATCGCCGATACTGTCGTTCCAGCGGCTGCTGCAAGCCGGCGCCGACCAGCGCTTGGTGAGTTTGCAAGACCAGTTTTGCTGCCGCTTCCAGCATATCCGTCTCGATCAACAATTCAAATGCTTCCATCTGACTGCGTGCGACAGCCGCCAGCTCATTGGCTTGCTGCTGCCGGTTAATTTCAATCAGGCGGAAGGCGGCTGCATCCCGCCGACGCGCTCGCCATAGCTCCTCCATCTGTTGAGCGCGGCAGAAATCCCTGACGACATCATGGGTGACCAGATATTCGATTTCGCTCTTGCTGTTAATCATGCTGAGCAATCCCCAACTGATTAACTCGGCAATGCAATGAGCGTAATGATCGGTTGTCAAAGACGGGTGATCTCGCCAAAGCCAGCCGACGGCTTCCGGTGGAACCAACTGACCATAAGCGGAGAGCCGATTGAGCATCTCGCGGCTTGGCTCAGACAAGCGCGCGTAATTGAGCTGCACAGCCCGCCATTCCGGTGGCGTGGTCTCATGGTTGGTGATTTCTGCCAACGCTTCCTCTA is a window of Blastocatellia bacterium DNA encoding:
- a CDS encoding tetratricopeptide repeat protein, yielding MPTIQDVHAPSIFYGRDQESKSLLEALQHSHQNTIVLHGAGGIGKTALIRHTRPALRNHFGYIFLFDYHNGILTPEQIVEELHQHFQRQGVNDLQGCAAQAQEPEALASRLAQALNQYPTLLIFDHVESQLTQRDTGWSLTDEHVQRFFDTLLTLTTARSKFVFVSRMPFTLVARPHLVALDPLPQADAIGMMQTLPRLAAASWEQIRAAAEAFGGHPLSLVLLDCYCRFKPLEEALAEITNHETTPPEWRAVQLNYARLSEPSREMLNRLSAYGQLVPPEAVGWLWRDHPSLTTDHYAHCIAELISWGLLSMINSKSEIEYLVTHDVVRDFCRAQQMEELWRARRRDAAAFRLIEINRQQQANELAAVARSQMEAFELLIETDMLEAAAKLVLQTHQALVGAGLQQPLERQYRRLLDKVNIATEALLRHNLAVLLHHRGDLQAALQQYQAALHLATLRDDKTGLARSLYNIGHVQQALGQQELALQQYQLALKISEEMDDTMSMALALHQIGRIYQDRGEYTAALQPYQRALTLFAHLDDRASQARTLHNIGRIHHDSGEPLAALQQYQHSLRLFDEVGDQPSAARVQYAIGRIHQERGEHAAARHQFQLALNRFEHLNDTANVAATLHSIGRIDQERRELDMAEQYYQRALDLFTKINDQAGMASALHQLGRVYQERREFVRALECYRQSRAIYESLRDVTGMAISHGQVGQLFIQLGLYPESFRHLLMALISFTKVRSPHLEVTVQALKLLRAQWSSEEFDAAWQKATGETVPEWLT